One part of the Gemmatimonadota bacterium genome encodes these proteins:
- a CDS encoding glycosyltransferase family 4 protein, with the protein MKIHVYAAHGGVQESLLREWVARGHEIYLTEGFGKWEEKHAAVPEGVKREWPKNPDVLWVGTTQDVGSALLYKWKKLRPSIPIVLTHWWVPSIKRFAGTVYKFAHQVSVCEWGREYLLKHHNMDSAVMYCSVDPDIFTLREEDPDPKRVLCVGNHFASRDIMGWEYLEPIIHKVYEQDPEVHFEFLGVNPEIDPNNYPNVSKRAVLQNEMPDYQARARCVVITTTFNLIPHSLLGAMALGRNVVAFDLPSLREVIEHEKSGYLIPRYDIDAFAEQILQLTSTPVNPEIGRRARENALGKSDHRLVASQYEAFFEKII; encoded by the coding sequence ATGAAAATCCATGTCTATGCCGCTCACGGAGGCGTACAGGAAAGTCTGTTGCGCGAATGGGTCGCGCGCGGCCATGAAATCTACCTCACCGAAGGCTTTGGAAAATGGGAAGAAAAACATGCTGCGGTACCCGAAGGGGTAAAACGCGAATGGCCGAAAAATCCCGATGTCTTATGGGTCGGCACAACACAGGATGTGGGATCCGCCTTGCTGTACAAATGGAAAAAACTCCGTCCCAGTATTCCCATCGTACTCACCCACTGGTGGGTACCATCAATCAAGCGATTTGCGGGGACCGTGTACAAATTCGCACACCAGGTCAGCGTATGCGAATGGGGTCGCGAATATCTCCTGAAACACCATAACATGGACTCCGCAGTCATGTATTGCTCCGTAGATCCGGACATCTTCACCTTAAGAGAAGAAGACCCCGACCCCAAGCGCGTCTTATGCGTGGGCAATCACTTTGCATCGCGCGACATCATGGGATGGGAATACCTGGAACCCATCATACACAAAGTCTATGAACAAGACCCCGAAGTGCATTTCGAATTCTTAGGCGTCAATCCAGAAATTGACCCCAACAACTACCCCAATGTTTCCAAACGCGCCGTCCTCCAAAACGAAATGCCCGACTACCAGGCCAGAGCGCGGTGCGTCGTAATCACCACAACCTTCAACCTCATCCCACATTCGCTATTGGGCGCAATGGCATTGGGACGCAATGTTGTCGCATTTGATCTCCCGTCCCTGCGCGAAGTCATCGAACACGAAAAAAGCGGGTACCTCATCCCGCGTTACGATATTGACGCCTTTGCCGAACAAATTCTCCAACTCACCAGCACACCTGTCAATCCAGAAATAGGCCGCAGAGCACGCGAAAACGCATTGGGCAAATCCGACCACCGGCTCGTGGCATCGCAGTATGAAGCATTTTTCGAGAAAATTATATAA